A stretch of the Odontesthes bonariensis isolate fOdoBon6 chromosome 5, fOdoBon6.hap1, whole genome shotgun sequence genome encodes the following:
- the dek gene encoding protein DEK isoform X1: MSDVEAMDSSAVSEEEVEDQQEAARGDGAGQNRSSSKISAVGGIIEGKRAKKTVERLDFQAPKQKEKLKFGDGTGDKLGEIPRTGYQITRMKPADLKPLHTILFDRPGKMATIKKNLRLFNGFPFDADSEQFSRKREKLLKSSHLTNSKLKVLCTVLDLEKKGTHSDLIDRILSFLIAPKNSGKRVPVKKKKKSKKKLTGDDSKAKSTKKKKPAARSSSSSPKKSKTGSKSKAIVMDSSSDEDEEEEEDEKVGASAEVEESDTEGKTSEKEEEEGRSDGSEEEEESEEEEEEEEEESEESSKPKSGRGKKKTPAKRRRTPAKKTGPPKKRAKKDASDESDGDSEAEEKPKKKKPAAKTKKADSSSNRNNTNTAEDSSDEDEPLINMIKKAPTDEQLKQTLQRLLKEANLEEMTMKQICQRVFDTYPEHDLSSRKDFIKQTVKSLIT, encoded by the exons ATGAGTGACGTGGAAGCGATGGACAGCTCTGCGGTGTCCGAGGAGGAAGTGGAGGACCAGCAGGAGGCGGCGCGGGGAGACGGGGCGGGTCAGAACCGAAGCAGCTCCAAAATATCTG CTGTGGGGGGAATCATCGAGGGAAAGCGGGCCAAGAAGACGGTGGAGCGGCTCGACTTCCAGGCGCCGAAGCAGAAGGAGAAGCTTAAGTTTGGAGATG GCACCGGGGATAAGTTGGGAGAAATTCCTCGCACCGGCTACCAGATCACCAGGATGAAGCCGGCCGACCTGAAGCCTCTGCACACCATCCTGTTCGACCGGCCGGGGAAG ATGGCCACCATAAAGAAGAACCTGCGCCTGTTTAACGGCTTCCCGTTCGACGCTGACAGCGAGCAGTTCAGCAGGAAACGGGAGAAGCTTCTGAA GAGTTCACACCTGACCAACAGCAAGCTGAAGGTTCTCTGCACGGTTCTGGATCTGGAGAAGAAGGGAACCCACTCGGACCTGATCGACAGGATCCTCAGCTTCCTCATCGCACCGAAGAACAGCGGCAAG CGCGTTCccgtgaagaagaagaagaaatccaAGAAGAAGCTGACCGGCGACGACTCAAAGGCCAAgagcacgaagaagaagaaacccGCGGCCAGGAGCTCCTCGTCCAGCCCCAAAAAGTCCAAAACGGGAAGCAAGTCCAAGGCCATCGTCATGGACTCCAGCAGCgacgaggacgaggaggaggaggaggacgagaaGGTGGGAGCTTCAGCCGAGGTGGAGGAATCAGACACCGAGGGGAAGACgtcggagaaggaggaggaggaggggcgcTCCGACGGgtccgaggaggaggaggagtctgaggaggaggaagaagaagaagaagaggagtcTGAGGAG tcctCCAAACCGAAGTCAGGCCgagggaagaagaagacgccGGCGAAGAGACGGCGGACACCAGCGAAGAAGACGGGGCCTCCTAAGAAGAGGGCGAAGAAGGACGCTTCGGACGAGTCTGACGGCGACAGCGAAGCTGAGGAGAAG CCCAAGAAGAAGAAACCTGCCGCCAAAACAAAGAAGGccgacagcagcagcaacagaaacAACACCAACACAG CAGAGGACAGCTCGGATGAGGACGAGCCGCTCATCAACATGATAAAAAAAGCTCCGACGGACGAGCAGCTGAAGCAGACGCTGCAGCGGCTGCTGAAGGAGGCCAACCTGGAGGAGATGACCATGAAGCAGATCTGTCAGAGG gtgtttgaCACGTACCCGGAGCACGACCTGAGCAGCAGGAAGGACTTCATCAAACAGACGGTCAAATCT CTCATCACATGA
- the dek gene encoding protein DEK isoform X2, protein MSDVEAMDSSAVSEEEVEDQQEAARGDGAGQNRSSSKISAVGGIIEGKRAKKTVERLDFQAPKQKEKLKFGDGTGDKLGEIPRTGYQITRMKPADLKPLHTILFDRPGKMATIKKNLRLFNGFPFDADSEQFSRKREKLLKSSHLTNSKLKVLCTVLDLEKKGTHSDLIDRILSFLIAPKNSGKRVPVKKKKKSKKKLTGDDSKAKSTKKKKPAARSSSSSPKKSKTGSKSKAIVMDSSSDEDEEEEEDEKVGASAEVEESDTEGKTSEKEEEEGRSDGSEEEEESEEEEEEEEEESEESSKPKSGRGKKKTPAKRRRTPAKKTGPPKKRAKKDASDESDGDSEAEEKPKKKKPAAKTKKADSSSNRNNTNTEDSSDEDEPLINMIKKAPTDEQLKQTLQRLLKEANLEEMTMKQICQRVFDTYPEHDLSSRKDFIKQTVKSLIT, encoded by the exons ATGAGTGACGTGGAAGCGATGGACAGCTCTGCGGTGTCCGAGGAGGAAGTGGAGGACCAGCAGGAGGCGGCGCGGGGAGACGGGGCGGGTCAGAACCGAAGCAGCTCCAAAATATCTG CTGTGGGGGGAATCATCGAGGGAAAGCGGGCCAAGAAGACGGTGGAGCGGCTCGACTTCCAGGCGCCGAAGCAGAAGGAGAAGCTTAAGTTTGGAGATG GCACCGGGGATAAGTTGGGAGAAATTCCTCGCACCGGCTACCAGATCACCAGGATGAAGCCGGCCGACCTGAAGCCTCTGCACACCATCCTGTTCGACCGGCCGGGGAAG ATGGCCACCATAAAGAAGAACCTGCGCCTGTTTAACGGCTTCCCGTTCGACGCTGACAGCGAGCAGTTCAGCAGGAAACGGGAGAAGCTTCTGAA GAGTTCACACCTGACCAACAGCAAGCTGAAGGTTCTCTGCACGGTTCTGGATCTGGAGAAGAAGGGAACCCACTCGGACCTGATCGACAGGATCCTCAGCTTCCTCATCGCACCGAAGAACAGCGGCAAG CGCGTTCccgtgaagaagaagaagaaatccaAGAAGAAGCTGACCGGCGACGACTCAAAGGCCAAgagcacgaagaagaagaaacccGCGGCCAGGAGCTCCTCGTCCAGCCCCAAAAAGTCCAAAACGGGAAGCAAGTCCAAGGCCATCGTCATGGACTCCAGCAGCgacgaggacgaggaggaggaggaggacgagaaGGTGGGAGCTTCAGCCGAGGTGGAGGAATCAGACACCGAGGGGAAGACgtcggagaaggaggaggaggaggggcgcTCCGACGGgtccgaggaggaggaggagtctgaggaggaggaagaagaagaagaagaggagtcTGAGGAG tcctCCAAACCGAAGTCAGGCCgagggaagaagaagacgccGGCGAAGAGACGGCGGACACCAGCGAAGAAGACGGGGCCTCCTAAGAAGAGGGCGAAGAAGGACGCTTCGGACGAGTCTGACGGCGACAGCGAAGCTGAGGAGAAG CCCAAGAAGAAGAAACCTGCCGCCAAAACAAAGAAGGccgacagcagcagcaacagaaacAACACCAACACAG AGGACAGCTCGGATGAGGACGAGCCGCTCATCAACATGATAAAAAAAGCTCCGACGGACGAGCAGCTGAAGCAGACGCTGCAGCGGCTGCTGAAGGAGGCCAACCTGGAGGAGATGACCATGAAGCAGATCTGTCAGAGG gtgtttgaCACGTACCCGGAGCACGACCTGAGCAGCAGGAAGGACTTCATCAAACAGACGGTCAAATCT CTCATCACATGA